A stretch of Arachis hypogaea cultivar Tifrunner chromosome 15, arahy.Tifrunner.gnm2.J5K5, whole genome shotgun sequence DNA encodes these proteins:
- the LOC112747499 gene encoding protein BREVIS RADIX-like, giving the protein MFTCIACTKQTAEEREEESREGGTPSTKEAVKSLTTQLKDMALKFSGAYKQCKPCTGSSTYKKGQRPYPDFDTISEGVPYPYMGGASTSSTPAWDFTSSNHPGRTDPRFMRSFGGDQTPRARDSASVCDVVLEDEGEAKEWMAQVEPGVHITFVSLPNGGNDLKRIRFSREMFNKWQAQKWWGENYDRIMELYNVQRFNRQSLNTPPRSEDEPRDSTYSRLTSARESPMTSSLNRDWTTPRHHYKHLEQGGSGHQFHAAGSSMEASRTTTSSRDEPSVSNASEMETEWVEQDEPGVYITIRQLADGTRELRRVRFSRERFGEVNAKTWWEENRDRIQAQYL; this is encoded by the exons ATGTTTACATGCATAGCTTGTACAAAGCAAACGGCGgaagagagggaagaagaaagccGTGAAGGTGGCACGCCCAGTACAAAAGAAGCCGTCAAAAGCCTGACCACGCAG TTAAAGGACATGGCACTGAAGTTTTCAGGTGCATACAAGCAGTGCAAGCCATGCACAGGGTCAAGTACCTACAAGAAAGGACAGAGACCTTATCCTGATTTTGACACCATCTCAGAAGGGGTTCCATACCCTTACATGGGAGGTGCAAGCACAAGTTCAACCCCTGCTTGGGACTTCACTAGCTCCAATCATCCTGGTAGAACTGACCCAAGATTCATGAGATCATTTGGTGGAGACCAGACCCCTAGAGCTCGCGATTCGGCCTCAGTTTGTGATGTGGTGTTGGAGGATGAGGGTGAAGCCAAGGAGTGGATGGCACAAGTGGAGCCAGGGGTTCACATCACCTTTGTTTCTCTTCCTAATGGTGGAAATGACCTCAAAAGAATTCGCTTCAG cCGGGAGATGTTCAATAAATGGCAAGCACAAAAATGGTGGGGGGAGAATTATGACAGAATCATGGAACTTTACAACGTTCAACGATTCAATCGACAATCTCTTAACACTCCTCCAAGATCCGAGGATGAG CCAAGGGATTCTACATACTCAAGATTGACATCAGCGCGAGAAAGTCCTATGACCTCATCTTTAAACAGAGATTGGACAACACCAAGGCATCACTATAAAcacttggaacaaggtggttCCGGCCACCAGTTCCATGCAGCAGGGTCATCCATGGAAGCATCAAGGACTACAACCTCTTCTAGAGACGAGCCTTCAGTGAGCAATGCCAGCGAGATGGAGACAGAGTGGGTAGAGCAGGATGAGCCTGGAGTTTACATCACAATCAGGCAGTTAGCCGATGGAACAAGGGAGCTTCGACGCGTGAGATTCAG CCGGGAAAGATTTGGGGAGGTAAATGCAAAGACATGGTGGGAGGAGAACAGAGATAGAATACAAGCTCAATACCTTTGA